ATAAATTAGAAGTGGCTGTTATGACTGCAGAATGAGGGCTGCGAGTACCTATTTGCCATCGCCGTTCTCATATTTTTTGACTCTCCTACTACAGGATTTACAGATATTATAAAAAACACTATAGATGTGAATAGCAGTAAATGagtctgattttcttttaaataaggtGGTTATACATCGTATTTAAATATAATATCTGATTCAGTAATTAACTTCTCTATATAGGACCAGGTTAAGTTCTGCAAGTCCCCAGGACAATATGTGACAAGAGAATAATCAAAGCTGAGGGTTATAGCTCTATGAAATCAACAAAGAAGATAGTATCAGTCTTTTagatacaatttatatatataaatatgtctggttgtctctgtatatatataaataatttgcaGGACTTAAAAGGTAGGCaggtggaaaatatttttatagctctATATCTGgatctcattttttgttttgtgttgctttttttttctttttttttggatgtcGTTTTTTGCAAAGTATCTTTTTACATACGTGCATGTTTGTTTTTGACACTTAGTACTATTAAGAATTGCACAAAAAGTACTATTTTGTTGAGCATATTACATAATGGTAACTTGCTACAACTATGAGAATACAAATACCAGACAATTCTATTATACATTTACTGAGAAAAACACATCAGAATGAACACTAATTcacagaaattctaaaaatgtagGCCAGGGTAATATTATACAGAATCTTAtgaatttgatatttttttaaaaaaacaaaaacaaaaaagaaagaacattaagCCAAGCACTCTAATAATAATGCCAGCTACTTATAAGTGCTTCCTGTATGCAAGGCATTTAAGTCACCTTATAAggtatcattattcccatttttaccAACAGGAAAGCCGAGGTTAAGAGGCTCTTAACATGTGCAAGTTAACAGCTGACAGACCTGGGATTCAAACTTAAGCCTGTTTTTAGCTCCAAAGCCTATACTACTTCCTGTATGTCAGATATTGCTTCTCCGTTGTATAAGAAAAAGGTTTTCCTTATAATTCccttaagaaaaagataaagcttattttaaaagtgCTCAGACATACTTCAACATCAACACAAAAATACTTTCACTTCTATTATACTAAGATGtatttctatttcctcttctcaGACTATGTATcacttaaaagaagaaaatcattccTGTATATCTCCCCCAGTGCCTAGGAGCCATTTCACAAGGCTCAATCTGCTTAAATGAATGAAATCTAtaatcatcattttttaaaaaatgatcttacGTCTAAATAAATACTTACAGTGGGTAGACAGCTTCATGAGTACAGTGCACTGTGGTAACATAATCTGGACTTGGATTGTAAAGCATGGTGTACCAATCAGAAAGCATCAATACTCGACATGAACGGATATAAAGCACACCGACTGGATCGCTCACAAGTAAGGTGATGATAGCTGCCATAGTGCATTCAAATAACGCAGTGATGTGTTGGAAAAGGGCACTGGAACTAGTAAAACAAAGGAAGCACAATCACCAGAAAATTCTCAGCATGTTAAGTGGCTTTTAATAAAACCTGTGTATGCTTCAAAATATGTATTCTAAAAAGAAGTTTTGACTGATAAATcctgaaacaaaaaaatcttttaaataggTAAGTAAAGCCAAGCACATATGAAAACTACTTGAGAAGGATTTAACCTTGTTTACTAAAAAGGGATAAATACTCATCCCAGATAATACTGTGCCAATATTGTCTAAATGTGTAGAAGAGCAGATATTAGATCTACCTTTATCTTCAGTAACTCgccaaattattaaaaatgtcttAAAGTTATCTAAGcatcattttaaattatcttaaacattaaaagtacataaaagattatatgtaatacatattagttataaaatataataaacattgTAAGCTCACCACCTAACCCAATAACTAAAACATTAACAACTTATATCTACCTGTTCCTCCCCATTCCTGTCTCTCCCCTAGAAATAACCATTATACTAAATGTTCTTTATCAGTTTTTCTAAACAGTTTTTATTCCAACTGTATTTATACTTCAAAACCACtatttagttttgcttatttttcaacATGATAAAGTGAGGTAAGctttctgagatttttctttccaCTCAAAATTACATTTCCAAGATTCATTCATGGTTTTGCTTATATCTGAAGTTCAGTCGTTTTcactgctgtataatattccattgtgtgatctttccattatttatccattctgcttTGTTAGTAAAATGTGTTGCAAATGTCTTCCTCTCAGTTTGTGggttgaattttcattttctttgtgatgTCTTTTTATGAATAGATGCTCTAAATTTTAATATAGTTGccattatcaatttttaaatttctggttaGCAGATTCTCACTCTAAGAAAAATAttatcctatattttcttctaaaagttttaaggTTTTGCTTTTCATGTTTCAATCTTTAACTcagaagagatttctgtgtcTAAGTTAGGATATAACTTTAGCTTTTCCCATTTGGATATCCAACTGTCCCAGCAGCAGCATTTTCTTGAATAGTTGCTCTGTTCTCCCCACTAAGCTGCCATGCCACTTCTGCCATATAAAGTCTCCTATATAACCAGCCTGTTTCTAggttctctattttgttcctGGGGTCCATTCATCTATCCCTGAGACAACAGAAGATGACAATAATTCTTGATATTACatacattcttttactttttcagtgGTGTTGCTCATTCTTGGGCCTTTGAACTTCCATATAAATTAGAGAATTAGCTTGTCAAGTTCCACAGTATAAATCCAATGTAGCTTAGCTACCTTGGTCTTGGCTACCTCACAGTACTGTGATTCTGTAAATGAAATATAGGGAGGTAATTGATTTTATATACTTAGCTTACAGCCAGCCTCTTCACTAAACTCTCATTATTTATGATTGCTTCTCTACAGATGCTTTTGAGTTTTCTATTTGAACAATGTTTCAGTTACCTATCACTGCACAGCAAACTACCCTAAAACTCAATGGCTTGAAACAACCACCAGTgattatttctcactgttctgtgGTTTGACTGGGCTCatctgaaagaatgaaaaacaaattcaCAGAATTGCTTCCTAGGAAGCAAAACACATcccaagcagaataaataaaaagaaattcacattaTAATTAAGCTGCAGAATACCAAAGATAAAAGAGCAGCTGGTCAGCAGCCCTCATGTGCTAACAGCTGACAGCCGGCACCTACTCCAGCATATGAGTTACTCATTTTGAACACCACAGCCCAGTCCAGCCTCTAGATGGGTGCATCCCAACTCAACATCACGTGGAACAGAAAGGACTACCCAGTTGCTATCGGCAGTTAACCTCTGGCTACCCTCCCAACCCTACTGCCTGGTTTGTCACTCTGGCCCCAGCTCAGGGTGGGTTTGCTTgttttctgaaaaagaagagtTCTCGGAGATCCCCCCTTATTCCTGTGAGACCAGCAATGTCTTAAACAGTATGTCTCTTCCAGACTTTAGTTATTTCATGCAGGAGGGTGACCTGGAGCTCCTAATTAGCCCATGGTGTTGGAAGCAGAACTCCTGTGCCATTTTACACAGATGAAGACACGAAATACGTAAGTAAACGTGTACACTTTCGTATCATATAATCCAATCTTTTGCTTCCTTACAGAATTCATATTTTTAGAGGCAAAATCCCAACCTCATTATTTCTTGCCGTGACTTTAGCAACCTTCTTACTGGCTTCCTCTTCTCATCATGCTCCCTTTCAATCCATCTGCAGTCAACTACGTAATCTTTACAAAATGGAATCTGCTTTTAAAACTCCCCTTATTAAACTACTTCAGTGGATCCCATCCGCCTTTCAGGAAAAATACTTCCTACCAGCCTTATCTCCCACACCTCCTGCCCTTACGAAATTACTTTGTTTCCTCACTGCTCCATTCATCCCAGCATGCTTCATGCTCCACCTCAAAACACGTCACCTATCTGGCAAATGGTGTATCCTTCAAGATCAGCTCTGGGGTTGTCCCCAGGTCTTAGGAGTATTTCCTAAGACTCCCCCAGCCCCAAACCTCTTTATATCTTGGTCTCATTTAGTCCCTATTTCTCATAGCACCCTCAGCTCTCATTTCTTGGTTATGCTGTGCTCTTTCTTGGCTCTAGACTTTTGCACATCTTTTTCTTACTGTCTGACTCTTTCTTCAATTCCTCTCTCAAAAACTACTCGTTTTTCAAAGTTCAACTTAAAGTGAGTTTTTTCTCCTGTGACACCACCCGATTTTGAGAGGACAGAATTGACTTCTTCCCTCTTTAAGCTAGCCTTAAACCTCTGTACACACCTCTCCTATAGACCCTCACATACACTGTGATGGTTTGTCTACCTCATCCACTGGACTGTGAGCATccacattttcatcatctctgaATCCCGCAacctagcacagcacctggcacactgCAAACATCCCTAAAGATTGTTGCATGAATACATTTGGAAAGCTATAAATTACATAAAAACAAATTACAGAAGAAGCACAGCTTCTGGCTTCATTACATAAAAACATGCAATTTCTGCCTATCTCTGCCCTGgcctcaaagaaaaacaaatttaatactaAACTTTGGGGAAAGCAAGCAGGCCAGAAAGGGAAGTTTTGATTAGTGTCTAGCCCATGCATTCTCAATGGGCACTAGCACTCCCAAGGGGACAAGAGTATAAAATATTACACTTTTTATATATAAagcacatgtatacatacactaTATAAACCAATAAACAATATATCtgtgatattaaaattttatgggGTAGGTGGAATTGGGGGAAAAAGGTATCTAAAAAGCTTCTTTaaggaggaaagaatgaaaaaaatgtcgAGAAACATGAGTCTAGCCTCAGACAGCTAGGCCCCTGCTTCCTTGATTTTAAGTGCAATGTCTCAGGAAAATGCAAGAGATAGTCCTTGCCTTCCTTGCTACCAATTTCCTAGGCAAAGCATAGATATGCAACCTCCTTTTTAAACCCACCTCCTTTCCCGCCTAAGCACTGATCACACCTCTGCTTTACCCCCAAACCAAGGCTCTACCCTCTGCTCTAAAATTCTCTCTCAAAACATATCTGATGTTTTAGTTCAAATGCATTTGGTGAGGTACATCCATTAAGCCCACCTCTTCTCCACTCTGGGCTGAGAAGTTCCAAATGAGCAATTATTCTATTTTAGCTCTGTTAATCACATCTCTTTTCTAGCCCTCATCTCTCATCATTCTATAACAGAAATTAAAAGCAGGATGAAAGCtgctttaaaacaattttttaatagagtcttctgaaaaaataatgaatgctCTTCCAATGTAAATAGTCACTGTGGACTTATTAGGTAGATCCAGAAAAGTACTGGTTCTACTTCCACCTGACCTTCTCTTCACTTCCGTTCCTACCACTGGCCATCACTATTTCTTGGACAACAGCTTTCTAATATGTCTCACCACTAATCTGCCCTCCACAGAAGTTATCTTCCTAAAACATACATCCAAGATGCTGTTTCTCTAAACCAAAACCTTCACCAATAAATCATTCACTCGGCAAATACTAAGTGAGTATCTACCATGTGCCAGCGGCTGTGCTGGTCTCTGGAGATTTCATAGAGAACAACAGCGATGGCCACTGCCCTCATGGAGCCTATGGTCAGGGGTGGGAAATAACATTAAATGAGGAGACAAACATAACTACAAATTGTGTTGACTGCTaaatacaaaacaacaacaaaatgagagtgctattaaaagagaaaaataacggGGACAGACCTACATTAGATTGGGTCAGGGGAGGCCTCTCCGAGTAGGTATAATTTAACCTGAGAtctgaaggaagaaaaggcaGCTAGGTAAAAAGTTGCAGGGAGAAGAGAGTATTTCAGGTAGAGAAGAGTTTGGGGAAATGGACCGGACTTAAAGCAGGAAAGATGCTGAGATGTCAAAAGCAGGAAAGATGCTGAGATGTCAGAGGAACCAACAGCCAGGATGGCTGAAATGTACTACAGTAGAATCTGGTTCCTCATTCCCAGTGGGATACGGTTCACATCATCACCAAGAACTTTCACATTCTGGCCACAACCCCCTTTCCCACCTTCCTTTTTATTACCTTTCTCTCATATGCAATCCACACTTTGAACACCCAACTACTTCCATTCCCACCCACAAGAGATCACGTTTCATACCTCCCCGCCAGTGTTCACGCTGTTGCCTCTGCCTAAAATGTTCCTTTTTTGAAGTGTTTCGGGTGCCACCAGGCACAATTTATCTCTTCCATTCTTTGTGATTCCAGAGCATTTTGTTTATAAAGCTTTTATATACTTTTTGGTTATATACTTTTAAGACTGATTTGtattataattagttatgtatatatttgtcTTCTCTACAAGAGTATGACTATAAACCACATCAGTTATGTTTATATCTCCTTCCCTGATCTTTTCAACATAAAACGCAATGCTCAGTAaattttttggatttgttttagTATGAGTTTTCATAATTAGGTTGCAGCTATAACATTTTAACTACATTATACTAGATTACTTGTATTAAGTTGCAAAGTATTTGTTTTAGAACAATAAACAGTTTGTAATCATAGCCAAGTCTTTGTAGAAAACCAATGAagataattaagaaataaaaatataaataaaatactccCTCAGCATCACTCAGAGTAAAATAGACAAAGGATATTTCCCTTAATATTTACTGAGGCATGCCCTAGCATTAAGTTTCCTTGCCACCGTCAAAAGTAATcagaagataaaggaaaaacaggtttgccacttttacaaaaacagaagtataattACTTGATACGGTCTTCTAAATGATAGCTATTCCAACATCAGTCCACCCAGATACATTCATAGAAAGTGCTAACCTCTTTTTCCCTGAGTACCATTCAATGAAGAACCAATGTAAAACAAGAGGAAGCATAGCCATAAATCCAAGATAGAGCCAATCATAAAGTTCTGGAGACTCTGTGCAAGGCTGACAATACTTCTGTGCATTTGTTCTCTGTCCTCTTGGACACACCTATGATATATAAGAACAGTGTTTTATGTACGGATATTATCCTAGAACATTAACACCCCCCAAAAATCATTCACTAAGACATCACATTTCAGTTTAAACATCTGTTTACAtgtgcatcttttaaaaataaaagagaaagcataagtaaaataaaaagcaatct
This sequence is a window from Mesoplodon densirostris isolate mMesDen1 chromosome 4, mMesDen1 primary haplotype, whole genome shotgun sequence. Protein-coding genes within it:
- the JKAMP gene encoding JNK1/MAPK8-associated membrane protein isoform X3, translating into MAVDIQPACLGLYCGKTLLFKNGSTEIYGECGVCPRGQRTNAQKYCQPCTESPELYDWLYLGFMAMLPLVLHWFFIEWYSGKKSSSALFQHITALFECTMAAIITLLVSDPVGVLYIRSCRVLMLSDWYTMLYNPSPDYVTTVHCTHEAVYPLYTIVFIYYAFCLVLMMLLRPLLVKKIACGLGKSDRFKSIYAALYFFPILTVLQAVGGGLL